A window of Mesoplasma chauliocola contains these coding sequences:
- a CDS encoding M20 family metallopeptidase yields the protein MEINNKLLLDKYFNEALEKTKELISIPSVLAEPIGNMPFGKGVNDALDYIINLANELGFETYRDETNKYGFLEYGEGKELYVILCHLDVVPAGDMSEWVTNPFEPIEKDGKLIGRGSIDDKGPTMMNLYALKYLKDNGWKSENYKIRMIFGLSEETTWECMEKYVADHGIASAGYVPDGLFPCVYAEKWINNMDVIANVPCDFEIKGGEAYNMICDKVTYKGPRINEIKNELDAMKDIHTSIDNELLIVKGKPGHASTPHVGVNAVSHLAFVMDKLGFKHPLIQFIAKEAHLNFNMSNIFKNIADETGDLTQNIGIIDIKDNKGMFTFNFRIPVLSEPKEKFFPIIEQAFNKYGLEHAKQRIEDAVYFPKDGEVVKNIMQVYQEITGDLISQPQAMGGGTYAKTMPNLIAFGAVMSLEDSPMHDYNEYATIEELKKMIKIYAKAITKLAK from the coding sequence ATGGAAATTAACAATAAATTATTATTAGATAAATACTTTAATGAAGCATTAGAAAAAACAAAAGAGTTAATTAGTATTCCTTCAGTACTAGCTGAACCTATTGGGAATATGCCATTTGGAAAAGGAGTTAATGATGCATTAGACTATATTATTAACTTAGCAAACGAATTAGGTTTTGAAACATATCGAGATGAAACAAATAAATATGGATTTTTAGAATATGGTGAGGGAAAAGAATTATATGTAATTCTTTGTCATTTAGATGTTGTGCCTGCTGGAGATATGTCAGAATGAGTTACAAACCCATTTGAACCAATTGAAAAAGATGGTAAATTGATTGGACGTGGAAGCATTGATGATAAAGGACCAACTATGATGAATCTTTATGCATTAAAATACTTAAAAGACAATGGATGAAAATCAGAGAACTACAAAATTAGAATGATATTTGGTTTAAGTGAAGAAACAACTTGAGAATGTATGGAAAAATATGTAGCAGATCATGGTATTGCATCTGCTGGTTACGTTCCAGATGGATTATTTCCTTGTGTTTATGCAGAAAAGTGAATTAATAATATGGATGTAATCGCAAATGTACCTTGTGATTTTGAAATTAAAGGTGGAGAAGCATATAACATGATTTGTGATAAGGTTACTTATAAAGGACCAAGAATCAATGAAATTAAAAATGAATTAGATGCAATGAAAGATATTCATACATCAATTGATAATGAATTGTTAATTGTTAAAGGAAAACCAGGACATGCATCAACTCCTCATGTTGGAGTTAATGCAGTTTCTCATTTAGCATTTGTGATGGATAAATTAGGATTTAAACACCCTTTAATTCAATTTATTGCCAAAGAAGCACACTTAAACTTTAATATGTCTAATATTTTCAAAAATATTGCTGATGAAACTGGTGATTTGACTCAAAATATTGGAATCATTGATATTAAAGATAATAAAGGAATGTTCACGTTTAACTTTAGAATTCCTGTTTTATCAGAACCTAAGGAAAAGTTCTTCCCAATTATTGAACAGGCCTTTAATAAATATGGATTGGAACATGCTAAGCAAAGAATTGAAGATGCTGTATATTTCCCAAAAGATGGTGAAGTTGTTAAAAATATTATGCAAGTTTATCAAGAAATTACAGGAGATTTGATTAGTCAACCCCAAGCAATGGGTGGAGGGACTTACGCTAAAACAATGCCTAACTTAATTGCATTTGGCGCTGTTATGAGTTTAGAAGATTCACCAATGCATGATTATAATGAATATGCAACTATTGAAGAATTGAAAAAAATGATTAAAATTTATGCAAAAGCAATAACAAAATTAGCGAAGTAA
- the rplU gene encoding 50S ribosomal protein L21, whose amino-acid sequence MFAIIKTGGKQIKVEAGMEIFIEKVNGELNTEVTFDEVLMVDGKFGSPLVEGAKVIGTIVKQGKGKKIRVVRYHPKKNVNKVYGHRQPYTKVKIEKIEA is encoded by the coding sequence ATGTTCGCAATTATAAAAACAGGTGGAAAACAAATTAAAGTTGAAGCTGGAATGGAAATCTTTATCGAAAAAGTAAATGGTGAATTAAACACTGAAGTTACTTTTGACGAAGTATTAATGGTTGATGGAAAATTCGGAAGCCCATTAGTAGAAGGTGCTAAAGTTATCGGTACAATTGTTAAACAAGGTAAAGGTAAAAAAATTCGTGTAGTTAGATACCACCCAAAGAAAAATGTTAATAAAGTTTATGGTCATAGACAACCATATACAAAAGTAAAAATTGAAAAAATTGAAGCTTAA
- a CDS encoding ATP-dependent nuclease produces the protein MIKKIVIENFKGIKEKFEIYFNDKINLLVGDNGAGKSTILEAINLALTGLFRGKSIKNNLHQYLFNSFSVDEYINNIKEGYIVDPPILLIEIYFKDELPEFQGDNFSNSQTSQKEQGIVLTAKLDENFRNDYNIFVQNKNVASIPVEYYEVIWESFARQRLISQKIPFKSALIDSGFSKFQNGSDMYLSKILQETLSNEEEIGISQAFRKIKEDFSRNELVEIVNKKISGASKLSDKTIRLAADYGINSTWNGNLTVEFDKIPFDFIGKGEQSIIKTELALTAKNTERSSVILIEEPESHLSHSKLNEMLKKIKDNFGDKQIFISTHSSLVTNRLGLDNVILLNKNKAIKFTNLESKKFFEKMTGYDTLRLILCKKAVLVEGASDELIFQKTYMNLNNGKLPIEDGIETISVGTSFNRFLEISQYLDLKVAAIYDNDGQIDKKERWFKDFTGENTKNNIKMFCDSQIYEPINGHPKINNNTLEPAIVRANNVEKLQKILGRKNMTEIDLIKFMQKKKVESAFSIFNSNEIINCPKYIEESIEWITKS, from the coding sequence ATGATAAAAAAAATAGTAATTGAAAACTTTAAAGGCATAAAGGAAAAATTTGAAATTTATTTTAACGATAAAATAAATTTGCTAGTTGGAGACAATGGCGCAGGAAAGTCAACTATTTTAGAAGCTATAAATCTTGCTTTAACAGGTTTATTTAGAGGAAAATCAATAAAAAATAATTTACATCAATATTTATTTAATTCATTTTCTGTTGACGAATACATAAATAATATAAAAGAAGGCTATATTGTAGATCCGCCTATTTTATTGATTGAAATTTATTTTAAAGATGAATTACCTGAATTTCAAGGAGATAATTTTTCTAACTCCCAAACTTCCCAAAAAGAACAAGGAATTGTTTTAACTGCAAAATTAGATGAAAATTTTAGAAATGATTACAATATTTTTGTTCAAAATAAAAATGTTGCATCAATACCAGTTGAATACTATGAAGTTATATGAGAATCTTTTGCTAGACAAAGATTAATATCTCAAAAAATACCCTTTAAGTCAGCTTTAATTGATTCAGGTTTTAGTAAATTCCAAAACGGATCTGATATGTATTTATCAAAAATTCTTCAGGAAACTTTATCAAATGAAGAGGAAATTGGAATATCTCAAGCTTTTAGAAAAATAAAAGAAGATTTTTCGAGAAATGAATTAGTTGAAATTGTTAATAAAAAAATATCAGGTGCTTCTAAACTTAGTGATAAGACTATAAGATTAGCTGCTGATTATGGTATAAATTCAACATGAAATGGAAATTTAACGGTGGAGTTTGATAAAATACCTTTTGACTTTATTGGAAAAGGAGAACAATCAATAATAAAAACTGAATTAGCACTAACAGCAAAAAATACAGAAAGATCTTCAGTTATTTTAATTGAGGAGCCAGAATCACATCTAAGTCATTCTAAACTTAATGAAATGTTAAAAAAAATTAAAGATAATTTTGGTGATAAGCAAATTTTTATTTCAACACATAGTAGTTTAGTTACTAACAGATTAGGTTTAGATAATGTTATTTTGTTAAATAAAAATAAAGCAATAAAATTTACGAATTTAGAATCAAAGAAATTTTTTGAAAAAATGACGGGTTATGATACACTTAGATTGATTTTATGCAAAAAAGCAGTTTTAGTTGAAGGTGCTTCTGATGAACTAATATTTCAAAAAACATATATGAATTTAAATAATGGAAAGCTTCCTATTGAAGATGGAATAGAAACTATATCAGTAGGTACTTCATTTAATAGATTTTTGGAAATATCTCAATATTTGGATTTAAAAGTTGCTGCAATTTATGATAATGATGGTCAAATTGACAAAAAAGAGCGATGGTTTAAAGATTTCACAGGTGAAAACACTAAGAATAACATCAAAATGTTTTGTGATTCTCAAATATATGAACCTATTAATGGGCACCCCAAAATTAATAATAATACATTGGAACCTGCAATTGTTAGAGCTAATAATGTTGAAAAATTACAAAAAATTTTAGGTAGAAAAAATATGACGGAAATCGATCTTATTAAATTTATGCAAAAAAAGAAAGTTGAATCAGCATTTTCAATTTTTAATTCTAATGAAATAATAAATTGTCCTAAGTATATAGAGGAATCAATTGAATGAATAACAAAATCTTAA
- a CDS encoding UvrD-helicase domain-containing protein, whose protein sequence is MNNKILIAAAGSGKTTWVVKEALDSSKKILITTFTEKNNEEIIKKVKELNNGIIPKNIKVQSWYSFLIEHGVKPYQGKMLNKQIKGYVLKSKDSKNRYSKENAEFFYLTKDKRMYLQLLSDFTFECNKKSDNAVIERISDIFETIFIDEVQDMAGYDLEIIKLLFATKTSIVLTGDPRQATYSTNNARKNKKYLDGKIIDFIEKECPINSCIIDSTQLKNSWRNNQKICEFANKLFPEYEECLSLQTTKEEHVGFFYVREKDVDIYLEKYSAIQLRYDSRTKNIKEKYGCLNFGESKGLTFDRVLIYPNPPIKQYLENDVMFKSPRTKCKFYVAVTRAKFSVGIVCNNNLKSEKFPFFNE, encoded by the coding sequence ATGAATAACAAAATCTTAATAGCTGCAGCTGGTTCAGGGAAAACAACATGAGTTGTTAAAGAAGCACTAGATTCAAGTAAAAAAATTTTAATAACTACTTTCACAGAAAAAAATAATGAAGAAATTATTAAAAAAGTTAAAGAATTAAATAATGGTATTATTCCTAAAAATATAAAAGTTCAAAGTTGATATAGTTTTTTAATTGAACATGGAGTAAAACCCTATCAAGGGAAAATGTTAAATAAGCAAATAAAAGGTTATGTTCTAAAAAGTAAAGATTCTAAAAATAGATATTCAAAAGAAAACGCAGAATTTTTTTATTTAACTAAAGATAAAAGAATGTATTTACAATTACTTTCGGATTTCACTTTTGAATGCAATAAAAAAAGTGACAATGCTGTAATAGAAAGAATATCAGATATTTTTGAAACCATTTTTATAGATGAAGTTCAAGATATGGCGGGTTATGATTTAGAAATTATCAAACTTTTATTTGCAACAAAAACTTCTATTGTACTAACTGGTGATCCAAGACAAGCTACGTATTCAACAAATAATGCAAGAAAAAATAAGAAATACTTAGATGGTAAAATTATAGATTTTATTGAAAAAGAATGTCCAATTAATAGTTGCATAATAGATTCAACGCAGCTTAAAAATAGTTGGAGAAATAATCAAAAAATTTGTGAATTTGCTAATAAATTATTTCCTGAATATGAGGAATGTTTATCTTTGCAAACTACAAAAGAAGAACATGTTGGATTTTTTTATGTTAGAGAAAAAGACGTGGACATATATTTAGAAAAATATTCAGCAATACAATTAAGGTATGATTCTAGAACAAAAAATATCAAAGAAAAATATGGATGCTTGAATTTTGGTGAATCAAAAGGTTTGACTTTCGATAGAGTTTTAATTTATCCTAATCCACCAATAAAACAATATTTGGAAAATGATGTTATGTTTAAATCACCTCGAACTAAATGTAAATTTTATGTAGCAGTCACTAGAGCAAAATTTAGTGTTGGAATAGTGTGTAATAATAATTTAAAATCTGAAAAGTTTCCGTTTTTTAATGAATAA
- the rpmA gene encoding 50S ribosomal protein L27, with product MRFILNLQFFASKKGVGSTKNGRDSESKRLGAKKADGQFANAGSIIFRQRGTKIHPGQNVGRGGDDTLFALVSGTVKYEKFGKGRTRVKVVPAAE from the coding sequence ATGCGTTTTATATTAAATTTACAATTCTTCGCTTCTAAAAAAGGAGTAGGTTCAACTAAAAACGGCCGTGACTCAGAATCAAAACGTTTAGGAGCTAAAAAAGCTGATGGACAATTTGCAAACGCAGGTTCAATCATCTTTAGACAAAGAGGAACAAAAATTCACCCAGGTCAAAATGTAGGTCGTGGTGGAGATGATACTTTATTTGCTTTAGTATCAGGAACTGTTAAATATGAAAAATTCGGAAAAGGGCGTACAAGAGTTAAAGTTGTACCTGCTGCTGAATAA
- a CDS encoding lipoprotein: MKKLLSILGAVGLTATGASVAVSCSGEKPESIVLALGELNNKESTTIIAAFNAKNPNNKVSDKATVKDITDTSATIVDGTTEHKVTFTIKATVIELKLGELADKQPATIIAAFNAKNPNNKVSEEATVNDITDTSATIVDGTTEHKVTFTIKAA, from the coding sequence ATGAAAAAATTATTATCAATACTAGGAGCTGTTGGATTAACAGCAACAGGAGCCTCAGTTGCTGTTTCATGCAGTGGTGAAAAACCTGAATCAATAGTTTTAGCTTTAGGAGAGTTAAACAATAAAGAATCAACAACAATTATTGCAGCGTTTAATGCTAAGAATCCAAATAATAAGGTTTCTGACAAAGCAACTGTTAAGGATATTACAGATACAAGTGCAACAATTGTAGATGGGACTACTGAACATAAAGTTACTTTTACCATTAAAGCAACTGTTATTGAACTTAAATTAGGGGAACTTGCTGACAAACAACCAGCAACAATTATTGCAGCGTTTAATGCTAAGAATCCAAATAATAAAGTTTCTGAAGAAGCAACTGTTAATGATATTACAGATACAAGCGCAACAATTGTAGATGGGACTACTGAACATAAAGTTACTTTTACAATTAAAGCAGCTTAA
- a CDS encoding GNAT family N-acetyltransferase yields MVLVKDYQHNIVGAGNIYFDNENAIIDDIVVLKSACNQGLAKMIMFYLISYVKQLNKQSVLLFGTEIATPIYKKIGFKPKIFICKYFINYSWLLI; encoded by the coding sequence ATGGTCTTAGTAAAAGATTATCAACATAATATTGTTGGGGCAGGCAATATCTACTTTGATAATGAAAATGCAATCATTGATGATATAGTAGTATTAAAATCAGCTTGTAATCAAGGTTTAGCTAAAATGATTATGTTTTATTTAATTTCTTATGTTAAACAGTTAAATAAGCAAAGTGTTCTATTATTTGGTACAGAAATTGCAACACCTATTTATAAGAAGATTGGATTTAAACCAAAGATATTTATATGCAAGTATTTTATAAATTATAGTTGGTTGTTAATTTAG
- a CDS encoding ATP-binding cassette domain-containing protein, translating to MIEFKNVEKMFTLNKGLKEVNIIIKQEHIGLVGPNGAGKTTFIELLLGLHLPRKGEVIINGVKTTDKDFNISRIGYISANLNIPKKLSVFEYVNYVKELENNEKFNINIDMFARALAFDLNDLSTIGSLSSGMVQKLKIILAISGDKDILIFDEPTRGLDPLAVELFEKIMDKLKTKNLTIIYCSHILEEIEKFCERGLIIKDNKIVKDVNIKDHKSNLRESFKSFYEFTEIGDF from the coding sequence ATGATTGAATTTAAAAACGTTGAAAAAATGTTTACTTTAAATAAAGGTTTAAAGGAAGTAAATATTATCATTAAGCAAGAGCATATTGGATTAGTAGGGCCAAATGGTGCTGGTAAAACTACTTTTATTGAATTATTATTAGGATTACATTTACCAAGAAAAGGTGAAGTTATAATTAATGGTGTAAAAACTACAGATAAAGATTTTAATATTAGTAGAATAGGGTATATTTCAGCTAATCTTAACATCCCTAAAAAACTAAGTGTTTTTGAATATGTTAATTATGTTAAAGAATTAGAAAATAATGAAAAATTTAACATAAACATTGATATGTTTGCTAGAGCTTTAGCGTTCGATTTAAATGATCTGTCTACAATTGGCAGTTTGTCTTCAGGAATGGTGCAAAAATTAAAAATTATTTTAGCAATATCTGGAGATAAAGATATTTTAATTTTTGATGAACCAACTAGAGGATTAGATCCATTAGCAGTAGAATTATTTGAAAAAATTATGGATAAATTAAAAACTAAGAATTTAACTATTATTTATTGTAGTCATATATTAGAAGAAATAGAAAAATTTTGTGAGCGTGGATTAATCATTAAAGATAACAAAATAGTTAAAGATGTAAATATTAAAGATCATAAATCAAATTTAAGAGAAAGCTTTAAATCATTTTATGAATTTACTGAAATAGGGGATTTTTAA
- a CDS encoding ribosomal-processing cysteine protease Prp, giving the protein MIKVKIKHEGEYIKQFEISGHAESGPYGQDLVCAAVSGIVFGALNALDIHFNKDADLNVLENKIIIKSQNSENQSLQIMLKMLKVQLSTIQSQYKQFIEIMEVC; this is encoded by the coding sequence ATGATTAAAGTCAAAATTAAACATGAGGGTGAATATATTAAACAATTTGAAATATCAGGACATGCTGAATCAGGACCTTATGGACAAGATCTTGTGTGTGCAGCTGTTTCAGGAATAGTTTTTGGAGCATTAAACGCTTTGGATATTCACTTTAACAAAGATGCAGATTTAAACGTTTTAGAAAATAAAATTATTATTAAAAGTCAAAACAGTGAAAATCAATCTTTACAAATAATGTTAAAAATGTTGAAAGTTCAATTATCAACAATTCAATCACAATACAAACAATTTATAGAAATTATGGAGGTATGCTAA